A region from the Rhinoderma darwinii isolate aRhiDar2 chromosome 2, aRhiDar2.hap1, whole genome shotgun sequence genome encodes:
- the LOC142741855 gene encoding phosphatidylinositol polyphosphate 5-phosphatase type IV-like, whose product MEEPNISLQKFSVIKDMADEKSSDLSHSKYCDITSKNTKKSAFSLLTRLRSKNIRKRNFGSSAVIGARELDRYFPDRRLRLYVATWNMEGKDYPQNVEDLLLPSDDTKDIYVIGVQEGFGAVNKRIQDYKTITEGLRLPQIIPERINSNALDVTSRFDRVFWFGDLNFQLKEDRKNVESLLQKIEGKDMSSLLKHDHLNEAKNNGSIFLGFKEHTIDFLPTYKFDIGTDTYDTSAKQRIPSYTDRVLFKSQCEGDVRVLRYDSCPVLKTSDHRPVFGIFEVKIRPGSDDIPLAGGRFDRKIYVTGIRRKGQKK is encoded by the exons atggaggagcctaacatctcgctccagaagttttctgtcatcaaagatatggcagatgaaaaatccagcgatcttagtcacagcaaatattgtgacattacatcaaagaacaccaagaagagcgcattcagcctgctgacccgcctgcgctccaaaaatatccgtaaaag aaactttggcagcagcgctgtgatcggcgctagagaactggatcgctatttcccagatagacggttgagactatatgttgccacctggaatatggagggaaag gattacccgcaaaatgtggaggatctgctgttaccatcagatgatacgaaagacatttatgttattggcgttcaggaaggat ttggggcagtcaacaagaggatccaggactataaaaccattactgagggtctccgtctgcctcaaattattccggaaagaatcaactccaatgcct tggacgtcaccagccgctttgatcgggtgttttggtttggagacctcaattttcaacttaaagaggacagaaaaaatgtggaatctcttctgcagaagatcgaaggaaaagatatgtccagtctcctcaaacacgaccatctgaatgaagccaagaacaatg ggtccatatttctagggttcaaggagcacaccattgatttccttcctacatataagtttgacattggcacagacacctatgatacatcagcaaagcagagaattccatcatatacg gacagggtgttgtttaaaagccaatgtgagggagatgtgcgagtcctgagatacgactcttgccctgttttgaagacctcagaccaccgacctgtttttggcatctttgaagtaaagatcaggcccggttcagatga catccccttggctggtggacgctttgatcgtaaaatctatgtaacgggcattaggaggaaaggacaaaaaaagtag